A single genomic interval of Microbacterium sp. LWO14-1.2 harbors:
- a CDS encoding TetR/AcrR family transcriptional regulator, producing the protein MPSEPRSRLSPEERRAQLIAIGVQFLVDHPLDELTIDELAARAGVSKALIFHYFDSRQGVERAIVTTARDSLLVATEPRADLPPRERIHDTLLRIAGFVRDHSGTFSSLVRGVASGDPAVRAIVDQSRDLNAQRLLEAFQELGAPNELALRVAFRAWVSFTEEALLELVVDRRIDDETVVDFLEKTLDGVVAAAAGARF; encoded by the coding sequence ATGCCGTCGGAGCCTCGTTCACGCCTCAGTCCTGAAGAGCGTCGCGCCCAGCTGATCGCGATCGGCGTGCAGTTCCTCGTCGACCACCCACTCGACGAACTCACGATCGACGAGCTCGCGGCCCGGGCGGGCGTCTCGAAAGCCCTGATCTTCCACTACTTCGACAGTCGCCAGGGTGTCGAGCGCGCGATCGTCACGACCGCCCGCGACAGCCTGCTCGTGGCGACCGAACCGCGCGCCGACCTGCCGCCCCGCGAGCGCATCCACGACACCCTGCTGCGCATCGCCGGTTTCGTGCGCGACCACAGCGGCACCTTCTCGTCACTGGTCCGCGGCGTCGCGAGCGGCGACCCTGCCGTGCGCGCCATCGTCGACCAATCGCGCGACCTCAACGCGCAACGGCTCCTCGAGGCGTTCCAGGAGCTCGGAGCACCGAACGAGCTTGCGCTGCGGGTCGCGTTCAGAGCCTGGGTCTCGTTCACGGAGGAGGCGCTGCTGGAGCTCGTCGTGGATCGCCGTATCGACGACGAGACAGTGGTCGACTTCCTCGAGAAGACGCTCGACGGCGTCGTCGCCGCCGCCGCTGGCGCGCGCTTCTAG
- a CDS encoding YggT family protein: protein MGLVSVFASIVHTALLLYLLVLFARLILDYIPMFNREWRPKGAGLVAAEVVYTITDPPIRFFRRIIPPLRIGSLSLDFGFSLTILIVLILMNIVGIFR, encoded by the coding sequence GTGGGGCTCGTCTCCGTCTTCGCGAGCATCGTCCACACGGCGCTGCTGCTGTACCTCCTCGTCCTCTTCGCGCGGTTGATCCTCGACTACATCCCGATGTTCAACCGCGAGTGGCGTCCCAAGGGCGCTGGCCTGGTGGCCGCTGAGGTCGTCTACACGATCACCGATCCGCCCATCCGGTTCTTCCGGCGGATCATCCCGCCTCTGCGAATCGGGTCGCTGTCTCTGGACTTCGGATTCTCGCTGACCATCCTCATCGTGCTGATCCTCATGAACATCGTGGGCATCTTCCGCTGA
- a CDS encoding DUF6114 domain-containing protein — MLLNGADAVTQDSGDTTVATPGRFRAWRRQRPFVDGILVALGGVEMFFSGQLDLGHLHVQLGIEGLQATVIPVLLLLLGILAIAMPAHHVFYGVIALAVGLYSLIGVNLGGFIVGMLLSVVGGVLVVAWMAPREAVVGAASGDEVTAT, encoded by the coding sequence ATGCTTCTGAACGGGGCGGATGCCGTGACCCAGGACTCGGGAGACACCACCGTCGCAACACCAGGCCGCTTCCGCGCCTGGCGGCGACAGCGCCCCTTCGTCGACGGCATCCTCGTCGCGCTCGGCGGCGTGGAGATGTTCTTCTCCGGACAGCTGGATCTCGGCCATCTGCATGTGCAGCTCGGGATCGAGGGGCTGCAGGCGACCGTGATCCCGGTCCTGCTGCTGCTCCTCGGCATCCTGGCCATCGCCATGCCCGCCCACCACGTGTTCTACGGGGTCATCGCCCTCGCCGTGGGTCTCTACTCCCTGATCGGCGTCAATCTCGGCGGGTTCATCGTCGGGATGCTCCTGTCGGTCGTCGGCGGCGTGCTCGTCGTGGCTTGGATGGCGCCGCGCGAGGCGGTCGTGGGTGCTGCGTCGGGCGATGAGGTGACGGCGACGTGA
- a CDS encoding DivIVA domain-containing protein, translated as MALTPDDVVTKQFQHVRFKDGFDPDEVDDFLDEIVIEWRKALEENAELKAKLAAYESGAAPATAAAPAAEAPAAPGPVETPAEPAPSGSATATAGIIELAQRLHDEHVAEGEAKRAQLIAEAEGEVNRIRTEAEAKQREESARLERERNTLEARITELRNFERDYRSQLRGYIEGQLRDLDEKSASTDSTPVSAIGL; from the coding sequence ATGGCACTTACCCCGGATGACGTCGTCACCAAGCAGTTCCAGCACGTCCGCTTCAAGGACGGCTTCGACCCGGACGAGGTCGACGACTTCCTCGACGAGATCGTCATCGAGTGGCGCAAGGCCCTCGAGGAGAACGCAGAGCTCAAGGCCAAGCTGGCCGCATACGAGTCGGGCGCGGCTCCGGCCACCGCTGCCGCTCCGGCCGCTGAGGCGCCTGCCGCTCCGGGTCCCGTCGAGACCCCCGCCGAGCCTGCTCCGTCGGGTTCCGCGACCGCCACTGCCGGCATCATCGAGCTCGCCCAGCGTCTGCACGACGAGCACGTCGCCGAGGGAGAGGCCAAGCGCGCCCAGCTCATCGCCGAGGCGGAGGGCGAGGTCAACCGCATCCGCACCGAGGCCGAGGCCAAGCAGCGCGAGGAGTCCGCACGTCTCGAGCGCGAGCGCAACACGCTCGAAGCCCGGATCACCGAGCTCCGCAACTTCGAGCGCGACTACCGTTCGCAGCTGCGCGGCTACATCGAGGGCCAGCTCCGCGACCTCGATGAGAAGTCGGCGTCGACGGACTCGACCCCGGTCTCCGCGATCGGACTGTAG
- the lspA gene encoding signal peptidase II, translated as MVAILAVVVLAADQFVKYLTIENLPLQEPVPVLGEFLQLYYVRNPGAAFSLGSDVTWIFTIALAVVAAVIVWKAFGLRSRLWAVVLGGLLGGVLGNLTDRLFRDPGFPMGHVVDMISMPWMMPAIFNVADIFIVTGMISVALLVVFGLRFDGSRERDHAVVETEEEAEAVAVADAVEHDRAASSASSRDTAGDTADDTVERSSGTPTVDGR; from the coding sequence ATCGTTGCGATTCTCGCAGTGGTCGTGCTGGCCGCCGATCAGTTTGTGAAGTACCTCACCATCGAGAACCTGCCCCTGCAGGAGCCGGTGCCCGTACTGGGGGAGTTCCTTCAGCTGTACTACGTCCGCAACCCCGGCGCTGCCTTCTCGCTGGGCTCGGACGTCACGTGGATCTTCACGATCGCCCTCGCGGTCGTCGCCGCCGTGATCGTGTGGAAGGCCTTCGGCCTCCGTTCGCGTCTCTGGGCCGTCGTTCTCGGCGGCCTGCTGGGTGGCGTGCTCGGCAACCTCACCGACCGCCTCTTCCGCGATCCCGGATTCCCCATGGGACACGTGGTCGACATGATCTCGATGCCGTGGATGATGCCCGCGATCTTCAACGTCGCCGACATCTTCATCGTCACGGGCATGATCTCCGTGGCGCTGCTCGTGGTGTTCGGTCTGCGATTCGACGGGTCGCGCGAGCGCGACCATGCGGTCGTCGAGACGGAGGAGGAGGCAGAGGCCGTGGCTGTCGCCGATGCCGTCGAGCACGACAGGGCGGCCTCCTCGGCTTCCTCCCGCGACACGGCCGGCGACACCGCGGACGACACCGTGGAGCGGTCCTCCGGCACCCCGACCGTTGACGGGCGCTGA
- a CDS encoding RluA family pseudouridine synthase, whose translation MEFRTLPVPDGLDGVRVDAALAKMLGFSRTFAADVAAAGGVRLDGTTLDKSDRLRGGGWLEVEWQPKEEPRIVPIAVPELGIVYDDDDIVVVDKPTGVAAHPSLGWDGPTVVGALAAAGFRVATSGAPERQGVVHRLDVGTSGLMVVAKTETAYAALKRAFKERTVEKIYHAVVQGHPDPLAGTIDAPIGRHPNHSWKFAVVPDGKPSVTHYETLEAFPGASLLEIHLETGRTHQIRVHMAAHRHPCVGDPLYGADPTLSARLGLTRQWLHAHRLGFTHPTTGEWVQFESAYPTDFQHALDVLRAD comes from the coding sequence GTGGAGTTCCGGACCCTTCCCGTCCCCGACGGGCTGGACGGCGTGCGCGTCGATGCGGCGCTGGCGAAGATGCTGGGCTTCTCGCGCACATTCGCAGCCGATGTGGCCGCGGCCGGTGGCGTGCGTCTCGACGGCACGACGCTCGACAAGTCGGACCGCCTTCGCGGCGGCGGTTGGCTCGAGGTCGAATGGCAGCCGAAGGAGGAGCCGCGCATCGTGCCGATCGCGGTTCCCGAGCTCGGCATCGTCTACGACGACGATGACATCGTCGTGGTCGACAAACCGACCGGCGTCGCCGCCCACCCGTCGCTCGGCTGGGACGGCCCGACCGTGGTCGGCGCCTTGGCGGCTGCGGGATTCCGCGTCGCCACGAGCGGCGCACCGGAGCGGCAGGGCGTCGTGCATCGTCTCGACGTCGGCACCAGCGGACTCATGGTCGTCGCGAAGACGGAGACGGCGTACGCGGCTCTGAAACGCGCCTTCAAGGAACGGACCGTGGAGAAGATCTACCACGCGGTCGTCCAGGGTCATCCGGATCCGCTCGCCGGCACGATCGACGCGCCGATCGGACGGCATCCGAACCACTCGTGGAAATTCGCCGTCGTCCCCGACGGCAAGCCCTCTGTCACCCACTACGAGACCCTCGAGGCGTTCCCGGGCGCTTCGCTGCTCGAGATCCATCTCGAGACGGGACGCACGCATCAGATCCGCGTGCACATGGCCGCTCACCGGCATCCGTGCGTGGGCGACCCGCTGTACGGAGCCGACCCGACCCTCTCTGCGCGCCTGGGTCTCACGCGCCAGTGGCTGCACGCGCACCGGCTCGGATTCACTCACCCGACCACGGGGGAGTGGGTGCAGTTCGAGTCCGCGTACCCGACAGACTTCCAGCACGCCCTCGACGTGCTGCGCGCCGACTAG
- the sepF gene encoding cell division protein SepF, producing the protein MGNPLKKTMVYLGLADEEEVYEEEQHAPARAHRERDRERDEPAPAPITPLRRPVAVRQPAGGAVNEILTVHPKQYRDAQLIAESFREGVPVIINLSQMSDADARRLIDFASGLSLGLYGRIERVTSKVFLLSPENINVSGHGGIAHADAESAGFDQS; encoded by the coding sequence ATGGGTAACCCGCTGAAGAAGACCATGGTGTATCTCGGCCTCGCCGACGAGGAAGAGGTCTACGAGGAGGAGCAGCACGCTCCGGCCCGTGCCCACCGAGAGCGTGACCGCGAGCGCGACGAGCCCGCCCCCGCCCCGATCACCCCGCTGCGTCGTCCCGTCGCGGTGCGACAGCCCGCAGGAGGGGCAGTGAACGAGATCCTCACCGTGCACCCCAAGCAGTACCGCGATGCGCAGCTCATCGCCGAGAGCTTCCGCGAGGGCGTGCCGGTCATCATCAACCTCTCTCAGATGAGCGATGCAGACGCGCGCCGTCTGATCGACTTCGCCTCCGGTCTCTCCCTGGGCCTCTACGGCCGCATCGAGCGCGTGACCTCGAAGGTGTTCCTCCTCTCGCCGGAGAACATCAACGTCTCGGGTCACGGGGGCATCGCGCACGCGGACGCAGAGTCCGCGGGCTTCGACCAGTCGTAA
- a CDS encoding DUF6230 family protein translates to MKFPKPSTVLSAATRTRAGRITLAAVPAGVIAGVLLGGVAQGAVPVSFAVSGSQFQIGASQLEGTGFSQYAGVATDTEGVEHTVAIANIKSATLTDLCQSVITETPLGTVGVLIKAGGGGEPATASDLQIGMTGLKGDASFGGIRIGVDASTVATDAKGSPGDFAQDSDTISITDLQQTAWSTQASVFTLKGMSLELTDGSQGCF, encoded by the coding sequence ATGAAGTTCCCGAAGCCGTCCACAGTCCTGTCCGCCGCGACCCGCACGCGTGCCGGCCGGATCACCCTGGCCGCTGTGCCGGCGGGGGTCATCGCCGGAGTGCTGCTCGGAGGTGTCGCCCAAGGGGCGGTGCCCGTCTCGTTCGCCGTGTCGGGCAGTCAGTTCCAGATCGGCGCGAGCCAGCTCGAAGGCACCGGCTTCTCGCAGTACGCCGGCGTCGCGACCGACACCGAGGGCGTCGAGCACACCGTCGCAATCGCGAACATCAAGAGCGCGACGCTGACCGACCTCTGCCAGTCGGTGATCACCGAGACACCTCTCGGCACGGTCGGGGTGCTGATCAAGGCGGGCGGCGGTGGGGAGCCGGCGACGGCGAGCGACCTGCAGATCGGGATGACCGGCCTCAAGGGAGACGCGTCGTTCGGCGGCATCCGCATCGGCGTCGACGCGTCCACCGTGGCCACGGACGCGAAGGGCTCGCCGGGCGACTTCGCACAGGACTCCGACACGATCTCGATCACCGACCTGCAGCAGACGGCGTGGAGCACCCAGGCATCGGTCTTCACGCTGAAGGGGATGTCGCTCGAGCTCACGGACGGCTCGCAGGGATGCTTCTGA